GTTAAAGTGACTCCGGTAATCCGtgaaataacttttttgaaaaaagacaAACCAGTCGGAGAAGCCtaatatttaaacaaaaaaccaGCCGCGCTCCAGTTTTTCGTCAACTGAGGAACATTATTGATAAAATcagtagaaaatgaaaaactgcaTTTTCTCAACGATCCCCTCGAACGGAGCAACATGTTAGAATCGAGCAGTGCACAGCTGCCGCTGTGTAGCAAATTTTCGTCAGGTATTTAGCACatttgaataatgaatttctcGGTAGCTTTTGCAGGCTCAGGTTGTAAGTAAGTAGGAGAGGAGGAAGAGGCGCCTGAGATGAAGAGGTGTAGGTACGTACCTAAAACCTAGGGTCTTCGGCTTGTTTTGATGCGTGGAACGACGTGCGCCACGGCATATGCGCGTGTCTGACCTCTTTGCAAAATGCGAAGCTACTTCCTCGTTCGTCGCCTCCTGCACTCTCTCTCCCCGCTCTTATTCTCTCGTTCTTCCGCATTACGACGAGGGCTGTTATTACGCTATCACGTTTCTTTCGTAGTACATTTGCTTTTCCGAGAGTTCAATATTTCCACGTGACTCTAACGAGGACATTAGCCCCTTGCTCTTCGAAGATTCGCTCGCAGCGCGGTCTTATACGCCTCGTTACATAATCCTCGAGCACTTTTATTTTCGGTACGACTATTCTAGCCGAGCCGTTGTcatgtgtgaaaaataaatgccAAAATTTCGCTATTCCGAACGTTTCAATCAATCGACACGGTATTCAAATATGTTAATAACATGCTCGGAATAAATTAGTTGCAAATTAAACGCAAAAATTGTTCGAGTTTTTTGACGATGCGTTAAAGTGatgaacaatgttttttttttaattttattttatcatcagTAACTGAACTTTTAAAGTACCTTGGCATGCAGAAAATGAAACAGTTCGGAAGTTTTCTTGTTGCGAGTGTGACGCGAGTGTTAcgagaaatatttgaattacacCGAGTAACGCATCCGGGCATGAAAATGTAGACGGTATTAATCCCTGCTTAACAGGCTTAAAACTTTCcacataatttcaatattttcaatattatatatatgaattAGCAGACCTCGCTCGTAACTATTAGACGTCACAGTTGGCGTGAGTGTGAAAACGCAAACGTACACCATTAAAGTCATTCGAATCGTGGATATTATctggatttttttccacacgtCATCTTTCACATTCAATACTaccttgaaatttattaattctttTCAGTTTCTTGAAATTCTACTATCTGAGCTGTGAGTAATATGAGATAAAGCCACAAATTGCTTTGAGAAGTTGTCCGCAGTGATAAAGTAactgtttaaaatttctacctgaataatgaaataatcgtTATCACTTTATCCCCGGAAAGATTGTGATGTTATAAAATGATTGGTATTATTTTTAGTAACTGCGaacaacatatatatatatatatatacatatacatacatacacatagatttatatgttttttgttttcttttactttaaTTATAATCCCATTTGTAGATCAAGATATCGTGTAATTGGTGTAATCAAAATGTCATTAattggatggaaaaaaatgtacgtatTGTTACCTAAATTTGGCGTTGGTTTAAGTCccgtaatgaaaatatttcgcgCGTTTCAACCTCTGCGTATTTCTTTCCGTATTTTGGCATCGTTTTACACGATACAAAAATCCTTAATCACAGACCTCGATCGAGTGACGTCGCATTTACCGTTACACGTGTACGCGTAAAATATAGAATATCGTGTAAATGGATTTGCAGACCGTATCCGGAAGTAAAATAATGCCGTGGTAACAACCTCGCGTATATATTTTACCGGCGAACCGTGCACAACGGTCCCGAACAATTTCCTCGAACCGAATTTTTGCCCATTGTTATAAACCCAGTAcagtatttattataaacagcGAGGCGGTTGACCACGTTTGAGCCTTGAAATAACAACGTAATCCGTCATCGTTGCCTAAATCAAACGTTATTATACCTACTTACCGGCGGTCACGCGATGTTTTGTACATTACGTGCGGCTTGTGACTCGAATTTCTCTCCTATATGCCGTATCCCGAACAGTGGCACCTGTCCGACGTATAAAGCAACCCGTTAATGCCTCCGACGAGGTGCCTCTTTTTATGCATCTGTATGCACACCTACCGATACGATACTACATGTGTAGCTATGCATAAAATGCAGCAGGCTCATACTCGCGGCGTTTTCcacacactgagagaaattttcagttccggttaccgctcagtccttaattattttcatcttttaccacaatcgatgCATTGCATGGTTTCTAATGGTGCGGAATGATTCAGATGCATAAtgcaataattttcattcgttgggTGTCGAGTGGTACGAAAAGAATTATTCACAATTCACCTATGACGTGTTAAATTTTCGGAACAAAGCTGCGACTGCGCGACATTACACCGCGAACATGTTTTTGTTCGACGATCGTCTGGTTATTCTCCCTTTATTCGGACTTGTTATTTCGTTTCGTCGTTTTTATTACCTTTCTTGTTTTACacatgtatttttattatcaattatcaGCGCGAAAGTGCAATAACGTGTCGacatattacaaaataaaaatccaataataaaagtacaattacaataattctatACGATAACggaatatttatattcacgTAGTATCCGTTCGAACAATAAAGTAATATCTTCTTAAattagagtaaaaaaaaataatcgtaatcGTAATAATACcattaacaataatttaatCACGCTTTCGTTTATTTAATACACGTATATGCGTATATCATATGCACGTATCTGCGCTTCACGCGTGTTTCTGTGAAAgtcaaagaattttacaacctCAAATATCGTTCTATGCGGCTCAGCGATTTTTGTGCCCGCTTCGTATATACGCTCGTAAAAATTatctattaatttttcttttcttatgattttttctaaattctttCGTCCCTTCACAACTTACGGAAATCAGGCCAATGAACTTGAGGATTCTTCGTCAAATTGAATACAGGAAGTATTTTTTACCTAGATTGTTTTTTCACGTAGCTCAAGATAAAACTATTACGGTAGCGACATCTACGGGAAAGTTTCGTTGAACCTGTAGGACAACTTGAGGGCAAACTTATCGACAGCCGCCAGAAAATTTAACATGAGACTTTCATTTTACCGACTGTAAAAATTGAGTGATTCGAATTTGGTTTCGAATTGATTCGTAGAAAGTgagtaaaagaaaacaaaaaaaaaaaaaaaaaattcgaaagcagataaaattccaaaatctcatttgtaatattcttctctcattccaatttttgtttcgtattgtcaaattattatatacttaAATATTAGTGATTCACCGTCTTTGAGTTCTCAGACGCAGTTGCAAATCCTCTTGAGATTCTACAGTGTCGTATCTGAGGaacattgttattattatatgtctTTATATTCTAATTCTGAAAAACGTTCAACCGTATCGACCATCACGTATACGTACAGAATGTCCCATTTCAATCAATCATTGCAATATTTCCAAAATCAGTAAAGGTATATACAGGAAATATACCGTAGGAAAATGTTACTCGGTTTGGTTGCAATCGGTTAAATGAAAGCTAAAcaatgaattgaaacgaaacaTCTATCTAAGGATTGCAAAGaaaaggattgaaattaaaatttctggAGGACAGATTGAGTTGGAGAAATTTGATCGATGGCAAATGACGTCCCctcggaaaaataaaatcaacttTCTTCGGGAACATTAATCTTCCCCATTCTTATTATACATTTCGAGACATCGCAGTTGattgattgaattatttctaaCAATCAGTTGTTCGAGGTGATCTGACATGTGCAGCAATGTGGAAACCAAAAAACGTCGGTATAAAGACGGTCCCCGCTGCCTTCTAAAGCTACAAGCCTCTTCTGCACGTATTGCTGTTGACATCTACTCGTGTATCCGGTTGGTAGGGTGCACAAGCCGTTGCAGGTATCCGATCTGAAGTTGCAAAAATCCGCATGAGGTTGGCACGCGATAAGACGTAATAATGCCTGAATAAGGTTCGGCATCTTCGCCGAGGACGACCAgcgaaaatttgcaaaataaactCTCGTTGGTTAATTTTTGACGAGAACAAGTCGATGTTAaagtttcataaattttagCCAGTTTGTTTGCCGGTAAATCcgattgaaaacttttctctttACCCGACTGAATTATAAGAGCAATTCTCAGGCGATGAACCTCCTCGTTAGCACCTGCAATCAAATTATTTCTCCGCAGCTGAACTCTGACTTACGCGCACGTCTCGCTTTTCACTAGCTGGGTGTACTTGTCCCCCTGTTCCTGTAGGTTCACCACGTACATCCAGTTGCCTCGGTTGTTCAGCGCTGCTTTGGGCATGATGAACTGCGAATTGGTGAGGCAAAGCGGGGTCGCTTGGCTCGAGGCGTTTGCCTGACGACGAGATCTGCTCTTCTTCGAGGCGGCAAACTCCAGGAGAGGATTTACACGCGGCGATCGACGAGGACGTTTTCTCAATGCTCCGCTCTTCGCGTTGCTCCGAGTGTACCTGAACATTGGGTTCGAGTCGAGGGGCCATTCGTTCAAGGAAGTCATAAATTCAACGATTGGAAATCGAATTGTAAACCCAAGGAACCTGATCGGCTGACGTATTATTTGGAATAACGAGGAATCAATCGAGGTAACTAAGATGATCGGAAATCATTGCGAATTACTTGAAATCACGTGATAGTCCGAAGCAATCGCACGGCGAGCGTTGGAGGTTACAGAAATCGTTGAATGGCTTGTGAAAAACGCCTGATGGTTTTGAATCGTTAACATTTTGTTGCTTCCTGTGATTTGTTGTGATTTTCTTTAGTTCTGTCGAATTGGAAAGTCACTGAAAATCCCATAAAActctaaaaaattattggtaATCATCGTTGATGATGTAGGAATCAGTAGAAATCACTCGAAATCTATTTTAATTCACGTCACGTTATAGACAGACGTTTTGCAATAAGTTCCTCCGAAGAATATCCCGGTGAATACGGACAAATTTCCCGTAGGTACACCGTAAGTGAACGCATTACCTGTCTGGCCACCAGCCTTGAGGCTGTCCAAGGGGATCTAGAGCCTGGACTTGGGAGTACAAGAACGGACTTTCTTGTTGTTGATGGGAATGACGATGCTGCGGAAGATGCGGCGAAAGCGGATGATGCGAAACTCCTAGAGCCGGCTGCAAGAACGGGTTGTTCAGCGACCTGGACGGTGTCGGATAGCTGTACCTGCGTCAAAAAGGTACATACATTTTTACAGACAATCGAAAGGCACGGTGAATCAACGAGGGGTGCAGATATGCGGGGTGATTTGATCTTCCAAGCTCTGATACCACTTCTCAAAACTTACCCCTGCTGGGACTTGTTGGTCGGAGGTCCGTAAATTGGTGCGGGTGGTCCGAAGGGGTATTGCGATGGGAGGAACGGTAACGGTTGTGGATACAGCTGAGGTACTTCCGGTCGTTGGTAGTCGTAACCTCCGTGGTATTCCGGTTCCGTTCTTCAAATCGCGGTTCGCGGTTAGCTCGGATTTTAACGGTTTTACAGAACCACAAATTCAGATGAGCTTGAGAAATTCGCTCGCGAGGCAACCGAATCGTGGATACTAGTTTCTGCATACGCGGTTACCGGAaacgatatatttatacgtcgatgattttataaaaatatttacttcgaATGAATTCTCTACTAAACGATTGGATTTTTCAGGGAACCCGTGACTTATACATCATGGTATGGCACAAATCAGTCTTTTTACTGGACTCGACCTCTCAAGCGCAACCGTATTTGCCGTTTTTGGGTGATACTTTACACCCTGCAAGTGATTATGTACAAAAGTAGAAACCCACCGACCTGTAGGAGTTGAAGCCGTCCCGAGATTCGTCGATTAATAGCGTGTTGTAGTCAAAACTCCATTTGTCGATTAGGAACCTGATCAGCtgtctgaaattgaaaacacaCGAATGGCGATTAGATCGCAATGAACTGTTCTAAAGtctaaagaaaaatttctgaattctGTCttaagattttatttcaaaacactACCAACTGCAGCTTCTTACCATCTTATGCAATATATTTCACGACCGGGACAGATTGGATTTTAATGTTTTCGATATTACTTATTGTCTACGAAGTTTATAATTGTACAACAAGAAAATGGCACATTCGCATTGAATATCGATTTCAGCATTTTACAATTCTCGATATGCTGGTACAATTCTGAAAGGATCTAACTTACTTAATTTTCCCACGATTTTGAATGATAAATTCATACTCAAACTTCAAGTTTTTACAATAATCAGGGACATAAATTTTCATGGTAGATTATTTTTGACATCCGATTTCAAGTTTGCGGATTTAAAAATGGAAACCTGGATTCTGGTTGGGTGTAAAGTTTTATATCACACAATCATCCTTCGGACGATCACTATGTATCTATTAAATAAGTAATTTCACCGGTGCTTTCTGTTATACGGGGCATCGAGATCGCTCGAACTAGCAAGGATGGAACGAGGAGATAAACACGTATCCGAGCCGATTCCATTATACCTAACAACCTAGTTTcgtatattataggtatacatataagaGACAGATATTGTTCGTAGTGGCGGGAACGACCTAGTTGTTaacgttaattaattttcggGGTTAAGACGACACTTTGTATGCTAATTAGGAATTGCTTATTCGATTGAAACTATTACCAAGTCTCGGGGGACGCGATGATAAACCCCACATCCCTTAACCTTAACCGATTACACGTGCTCCCTGAGTTCACCTTGTTCACCAAGCTCTCCCACCTGCCTTACACGCACCTACATACGTAAACGAATATTCTCGATCACGTTATTATCTGCGTACGTGTATCCGGATACTCACCGTGAATCGGATGTGAATTCGCGGTGCAAGATACTGATGTAATAATCCGAAAATGCTGATTATCATAGAAACTATTTCGTGTGTGATATTCAGCGATTGTCGAGATATTGATCTTCGCGTTCTCGGATATCTATGtatagtttaaaaaatgtccaaaataatttaataggTCGCAGATTGTTAGCGAATGATTTATCTCCCATCAAGAGTTTTAGGGTGAATATTCAGCTTCTTTCTGACTTGTCACTACGTTAATCCTAAACTGTCGTACGTCGTTCCATAAGCTTGGCAGTACACGGAACGGAAAATATGTTTGTTCAAATTCTGACCAattaaatcgatttttgattttacggTAGCCATGTAAATCtatgtaaaatttgataacCGTAATCATATCGGGACTACGGTTTTTGAGCACATGTTTACTTTCGATACGAATTCATTCAGTCTTGCACGTATATTTGAGCTTCACGTTTCACACGTACCTGTGAAAAGCCTGATGTTTACTCGTCGTCCATTCGTGACTAGGAAGAAATAGATTCATTTTCACAACTCGAAAGACTGGCGTGGTTGAGATCTTTCTGATATACAAAGACGCGgcagaaattatattttcacgatATCTTAGTCTTCTCTACAGTCTTTTTTCGTAACTATGAAATTCGTTGCGAAACACCTGCAGTGGTTTATGATGCGAAACCTACAAGCTAATTTTAGTTCAGTACTTGGGTAATCAACTTTTTTAAATCCACACAGAATCATGGATTTGCCAAGGTAATATAGAATAACCTAACACCACGGATGAAAATCTTTCTACAAAACATTTGCAGTGTTTTTAATACGATCCTACAAATACTGTGTGAATTATTAAGTTTCTCGGTGACTTTGACAGAATTACAGGGATATTCTTTGATAATCCCTACTTTGTCGAAAAAAACGAtatctatgaaaaaaattattctcctCGAAACAAAGGGGAGAAGTAATAATTAGTATTTCCTGAAAAAATCTGTCTTTGTGTACCGCgcaaatatatttacactaGTTATATCCATATggatgtat
Above is a genomic segment from Neodiprion pinetum isolate iyNeoPine1 chromosome 1, iyNeoPine1.2, whole genome shotgun sequence containing:
- the spz5 gene encoding protein spaetzle 5 isoform X1, translated to MILRLTGVFLTVLVTAANPEPCSEYGCPHPPRHEPFLPALPGHTPRCAKPGQTFCERLDHYPQQLIRFLIDKWSFDYNTLLIDESRDGFNSYRTEPEYHGGYDYQRPEVPQLYPQPLPFLPSQYPFGPPAPIYGPPTNKSQQGYSYPTPSRSLNNPFLQPALGVSHHPLSPHLPQHRHSHQQQESPFLYSQVQALDPLGQPQGWWPDRYTRSNAKSGALRKRPRRSPRVNPLLEFAASKKSRSRRQANASSQATPLCLTNSQFIMPKAALNNRGNWMYVVNLQEQGDKYTQLVKSETCASDTCNGLCTLPTGYTSRCQQQYVQKRLVALEGSGDRLYTDVFWFPHCCTCQITSNN
- the spz5 gene encoding uncharacterized protein spz5 isoform X2, with translation MILRLTGVFLTVLVTAANPEPCSEYGCPHPPRHEPFLPALPGHTPRCAKPGQTFCERLDHYPQQLIRFLIDKWSFDYNTLLIDESRDGFNSYRSNGTGIPRRLRLPTTGSTSAVSTTVTVPPIAIPLRTTRTNLRTSDQQVPAGVQLSDTVQVAEQPVLAAGSRSFASSAFAASSAASSFPSTTRKSVLVLPSPGSRSPWTASRLVARQVHSEQREERSIEKTSSSIAACKSSPGVCRLEEEQISSSGKRLEPSDPALPHQFAVHHAQSSAEQPRQLDVRGEPTGTGGQVHPASEKRDVRIGYLQRLVHPTNRIHE